The Paenibacillus dendritiformis region CTGCCTATGAGAATGTTCAGAGAGGGTGCTCCCATTCATGATCCATTACATTCGGTTGCGTTAATGAGAGGTGCGGATGAAGGCTCAGCCATTTTTTTGAGTAATGGCCTGGGTTTATTTTTCTGCGCCTTTTTTCATTCACCAATCCGAATGAATGGGGTGTTTTTGCATGTCTATCTATGGCAAAAAACAGATGAGTATCCGTCTCCTAACCGAATATGAAGCGATGCTGGCCTGCCCGATCTGCTCCGGCCCGATACAAGTGATGCAGGCGGCGAACACAGGCAGCTTGCGCTGTTCTCGCGGGCATTGCTTCGATATCGCCAAGCAGGGGTATGTGAACCTGCTTCCGCATCCTCCGCGCGGCGCTTACGGCAAGTCGATGTTCGAAGCCCGCAGGAGAGTAAGCGCCAGCGGCTTTTTTGAACCGCTGCTGGAGCGGATCAGCGGCCGAATCTCCCGGGAGCTCGCCTTCGATGCGAAGCCGCCGCATCTGTTGGATGCAGGCTGCGGGGAAGGCTCTGCTTTAGCCCGCATTGTGGACCAAGTTCACGAACGCGCTAGGACCAAGCTGTTGGGCGCAGGCGTCGACATTTCCAAGGAAGCGATCCGCATCGCGGCAAGAGAGTCATCCCGGGCGATATGGTGCGTCGCCGATCTGGCGCGGTGCCCGTTCGCCGATCGGACATTCGGCTTCATCCTGAACCTGTTGTCTCCGTCGAACTATGCTGAGTTCCGCCGGCTGCTCACCGATAACGGGATGGTCATTAAAGTGATTCCGGGCAGCGCCTATTTGCGTGAGCTCAGGGAGGTGCTGTACCGGCAGACGGACAGGCAGCACTACGATAATGAGCGCACGGCCGCGCTATTTTTCCGACATTTTCATCTGTTGGAGGCCGAGTCGGTGCAGTATCGTCTCCCGGCAGCCCCTACATTCCTGGCGGATGCGATCCGCATGACGCCCTTGTCCTGGGGCGCTTCGGAAGAGCGAATCCGTCAGGCGCTGCGCATGGAGGCCACCGAGATTACCGCGGACTTCACGATCCTGTACGGGATGAAAAAATAAAGGCTCGAATCGACATCCACCCTGCCTGGCGGGGTGGATGTTTTGCTTGTGCCCGTGCCGTTCTTCAAGGGCTGACATCTTCCTGACACCTTCATCCTGTACGCTGTCGGGCAGGGGAACCGATGCGCCAGATTAATTTTTCCTAAGGCATCGCTCCCCTGCCGCCTGATACAATAGCCTGTACGTATGAAGCTTGAAAGGATGTCATGCCGTGAAAAAAATATTGTTGATCGAAGATGAAGCGCCCATCGCCCGTTTGCTGCAGGCGTATCTGGCGCGTGAACCATATGAAGTGCGGTGGGATGCGGGAGATGGAGACCTGGAGGGGCTTTTCTTGTCATGGAGGCCGGATCTGGTGCTTCTCGACTTGACCCTGCCCGATCAGGACGGGATGGAGATCCTGAAGCAGCTAAGGCAGTATGGCAGCTGTCCGATCATTATTGTGACGGCGCGCGGCGCCGTGCCGGATCGGCTGCGGGGACTGCAGGAAGGCGCCGATGACTACATTCCGAAGCCTTTCGACCCGGAAGAGGTTGTCGCCCGCGTCCAAGCGGTTCTGCGGCGCTCCACCTATATGGCCGATCACGAGGCCGTGCGGCTGGGAAGTCTGGTTATCGACTTCACCTCCTGCGCCGTGTACTTGAACGAGCAGGCGGTGCCGCTGATCCCGCGCGATTGGAATGTGCTCGCCTTCCTTGCCCGGCATCCCAATCAATGCTTCAGCCGCGAGCAGCTGCTTGACAGCATATGGGGAATCGATTATGAAGGCGGCGATCGGGCGGTAGACACGACAATCAAGCGGCTACGGCAGTGCCTGAAGGATTGGCCGGAATCCGAAGGCGCTATCCGGACGTTGCGGGGAATGGGGTATTCTCTCCATGTCCGCTAGACAGCCGCTCCCGATGCTGCGCGTCTGGACGTGGCGCTACGCCCTGATTCTGTTCGCCGCGCTGCTCCTTATCGGTCTCCTCGCCGGAATCTGGATCTATGCGAATGCATACCGGCACAGCTATGATGTGCTGCAGGCGCGGGCGGAGCAGTTGGCCGATTCCTATGTCCGGATCTCCAGTCTGACCAGCGTCCAGGCCGATACCCAGCCTGCTGCGAACAGCCTCAAGACGGATCTGTCCGTCCGTCCTATCGTTCCGCTCGCGTCTGCCGAAGTGAGCAGCCCGGTCCAAGCCATTAGCGCGACCGTAGTAGCAAGACCTGCGAATGGCGAGACGATGCAGATTGTTGACGCGCAAGGTAAGGTGCTCGATATGTATGCGGAAGACAGCGGGAACGCCGATTCCGGAACCGCCGCTGCGCCTTCCGATTACAAGACCGTGCTCTCCGGGCAGCCGACCCGGGAACGCCTCGTCAAGCAGGACGTGACGTGGCTGCGCATCGGCGTGCCGCTCCAGCAGCAGTCGGGCGTGGCAGGGGCACTGTACTTGAGCGCGCCGATACAGGAGGATATCAACAACACGAAGCAGCTCTATGTCCTGATCGCGTTGATGGCCTTCGGCATCGCCGCAGCCGGCTGGGCGGCGATCTATCTGCTGCTACGGAAGCTGACGCAGCCGCTGCGCCAGCTGGCGCATGCCGCGCTGCAGGTCGCCGACGGACAGTATTCCCCGGCGCTGCCCGCCGTCCACGGGATCAAGGAGCAGGAGCTGAGGCAGCTTATCTCCTCCTTCGGTGATATGACCTCGCGCCTCAAGCAGCTGGAACAGATGCGTACCGATCTGCTGGCCGGGGTATCGCATGAACTGCGGACACCGCTTACCTCGATTCGCGGCATGGTTCAAGCCGTGCATGGACGAGTCGTCGCGGGGAATGAAGCCGATGAATTCCTGCAGATCTCGCTCGAGGAAGCGAAGCGGATGCAGTCGATGGTCGACGATCTGCTCGAATTCTCCTCACTGGAAGCAGGGGCCATCAAGACCGAGCGCGATAAGGGTCCGCTCTCCCCGCTCATCCGCAGCGTCACTCAGCAGCTGCGATCTCTGCCGTCGTTCGCCTCTATACAGTTGAATGCCGTCCTGCCGGACGAAGAACTCGAATGCGATGGGGATCAGGGGCAACTCAAGCAGATAGTGACGAATTTGATCATGAACAGCTCGGCAGCCGGGGCGACAGAGATTGCCGTGGAAGCCGCGGTGGTCGGAGAGGACATCGTCATCGAGGTCCGGGATAACGGCGGCGGCATCCGGGAATCTGAGGTCCCGTTCATCTTCGAACGCTATTACCGCGGCAGCAGCCGGCGCAAGAAAAAGCAAGGCCTCGGGCTGGGCTTGCCCCTCAGCCGGCTGCTGGCCCGCGCCAATGGCGGGGATCTCGTCCTCCATTCCACCTCTGAGGCCGGCACCGTGTTCCGGTTGTCCCTGCCCAAGCCGCCCGGGCCATAGCTGCCCGCGGCTGTCCTTGTTCCGGGCGGCCCTTATGCCGGAGCAGGTTGCGGATCAAGGCCGCCCCGCAAGCGGCGCGGCCTTCACCGCGTTCCGGCCTGTCGGCCCCTGCAGCCTGGCCGGGCTTGCCAGCGGGACGCCTCGCGCCGCTGAGATAAAGGCGAGGCCTTTATCCCCCGATTCGGCGGCCGCACGAAGCGGAGCCGAGCCAGGTATGCGGATTGCCCGCCCAGCACCAGCCCAGCTTCGGCCGGCCGCCGCTTATCCACAGCGCGGTGACCCTGCGGTCTCCGCAGCGGGAGGCGAGCAGGGAGAACCCGTTATTTTTCTGCAACATGTCCGGGTAATGGGTAATGAGCGCAATGCCCTCCTCGATCGTAAGCGGAGAGCGGCCCTGCTGCGCTATCGTCTTGAGCGCCTCATTCGGCGTTACATTGAGCGTCTCCATCCCCCTATCGATATCCGCCGCCACATACGCGATGCCGGCAGGAAGCTCAACGCCCTCGATGGGTTGAAACCGGCGAAGCTCTTCGGCCTCCATAATGCTGAAGCCCCGCTTGCCCTGCCGCTCGACCTGCTCCATGGCCTTATCCCCGGCCACGCCATCGCTCCTCACGACGATAATGTAAGGAACATGCCCCTGCCGAGGTTCGATCTCTTCCGGCATGGGCAGCGACTGAACGCGCTGCCTCAGGGGCGCAAGCTGCTCCTTGAACGCCTCTTCGTCCAGCCCGACAAATGCAGGATAGCCCGCCTGAATCAAGTTCCCTGCCTGCCGATCGAATTCATTCCTATCCGGTCTACTCATCCGGTCTCCTCCTCTATGCTTCTCTCGCTATCCATCTACGAATCCATCGTACAACATGGAAGCTAATTATAAACTTATGCGGCAAGACCACCTGTCACTATCGCATTAGCTTGCCAAAACATTATAAGTGAGCTTTAATCTTTAGTAACGAAGACAACATGCCGGGAGAGGACGGGATACGATGAGACCGATCGATGTAGCGAGACGATTGAACCTGAGCACCAGCGCCCTCCGCAATTACGAGGCCCAGGGCATCATCCCCCCTGCGCTGCGCGATCCGAACGGATACCGGAACTATACGGACGAGCATCTCGCCTATCTGGAATGCATAGCTGCCATGGCCGCGGGATACGGCATGGAGGTGACTTCCGATGTGATGCGGCTGCTTCTAGCCAAGGATACCGCATCCGCCCTGTGGCTGGTGAATGAAGCGCAAGCGCTGCTTCACCGGGATCGCTGCCTGGCCGAAGAAGCGATTCGCCGCTTCGAACTGGAAGAACGCGGCGCTTTCGAGCCGGACGCGGACAACGATGGGATGACGATCGGCGAAGTGGCGGCCGAGACCGATGTCCCCCCCTCCACCCTCCGCTACTGGGAGAAGGAAGGGCTAATCGCCTCGTCCCGGGACGAACAGAACGGATACCGCCGGTTCAGCCCGTCCCAGCTTCGTAAAATTTGGCTGCTCCGCACGCTGCGAACCGTCCTCTACTCAGCGGATTCGGTCCGGCTGAAGCAAGCCATTCGGAAGCTGGAGGACAATGACGCGGAGCGCGCCCGGGACATTGCCCATGAATCGCTGCAATATTTGAATCGGCTTAATCAGGAACAGCTTCGCGGCTCCTACTATTTGTTCCGGCTGTGCCGCCGCTTGAACCTGCTGCAATAACCGGCGCGCGAATAAGCCGCTTCGTCCTGTCTGGGGCGGAAGCGGCCAGCTCTTACTGCTTCCCGACATACATCAATATTAGGTTAAGCAAAGCCACGGCCCCATAGCCGATCGCCCCGCCCGTTCGGCCAAGCAGCGCCAGCAGCACAACCGGAAGACCGAACATGGCAAGCTGGAACAGAAAATAATAAGGTTCGTCCAATCGGATCGTAGCCTTGGGCGAGCCCATCATGCTCCACAACAAGGCGAGGACGAGCGGAAGACCGATCCCTGCCATCCCCTTCCACATCCATCCTTGCCCCGTACGGAATCCCCAATAGCCGGCGATCGCGAGCACGCCGAGCTCCAGCACAAAACGAACACCGAGATTGGCATATTTCAGCACCGTCAACAAGCCCATGAGCGAATCTCCTCCCTTTTCGCCACGCACCAAAACTAATATAATTAGTTAAAATTCTATACTAACGACATTAGTTTAGCAATCGTTTTTACTGATCCCCAGGAAATCCGTCCCCCGAAGGAGTGAATCTCATTCCTGGGATCATTCCGCCCTGACGCCGTTTGCGTTATAGTCAAGCTATCAAGATGAAGGAGGTGCGCAGCCTTATGATCCCGCTTACGTTCCAGACGCTGGATAAGCTGGGCGAAGCCGATGTGGAGCAGGCGGCTCACGTGTTCGTGCACAGTTATATGGATGCGCTGACAAGGGTATCCTCCGATCCGGACGTGCTGATCCGTCTGATTCGGAAGTCATTCATTCGCGAGCAATTTTACGCCGCATTGTGGAATGATCAAGTGGTAGCCATAATGGCGTACTCAACGCGCGGTACCCGTTCCCAGCGGTTCGACAAGAGCGGGCTGCAGCGCATCCTTGGCACATGGAAGGGATGGCTGTTCTATCGATCCTTTGCCCGGGAATTCCATGCTCCCCACCGCTTGACGGACGAGGAATGCTTCCTGGAGGCGGTGGCGACCGCGCCGGAACACCGGGGCCAAGGCATTGCCGCCGCACTGCTCCGGCATATCATCGTTCAGCTCCCCTACCGGGTGTTCAAGCTGGAGGTCGCGGATACGAACGTGAAGGCGAGACGGCTCTATGAGCGTCAAGGCTTTACCCTTTTCCATACAAAAAAACAGTGGTTCCTCCCCAAGATGTATGGCTTTCGCGAAAGGCTATATATGAAGTTGGAGACAGACAAGGGGCCGTGTTCGCATGCCCCGTGGAAGTAAGCGGCTAACGAGGAGAGGCGTCCGCACAGACGCCCCTCCCCCTTCTATATGATGTTCCAGTAAGAGAACAGCTTCAGCATTCCCAGCACCGCAAGTGCAAATAGCGTGTAGTGAATTCGCGCCCTGAGGCGCCCGTACCGCTTCCACCAGAGCAGTAGCGTGAGAAGAACGATCACCGCGCCGAGTCCGGCCAGCAGAAATGGAATCCGATCGATCCAGACTTGCCATGCCGATGGCTCCATATAAGACGTTGCCGGCAGCCCATACACCGGATCGGTCCTCCCCGTGCTTGCCATGCCCGCCACTGCGATCACGGTGAGCAGTCCGTACGCGACGGCCGTCCAGCGCGCCGCGGCCGCTCCGGCTGCATCCTTCAGAGAACGCCGCCGGATGCGGCGCACGAACGCCCCGATCAGCCAGTACAGCGAGGAACCGGCAACAACGAAGACGGCGAAGAGCAGCGCCATCATGGTGAATGAGCTTGTGCCGTACCAAGGCGCCTGCGAATAGGTCATCGGTCCGTCGGACATCAGCATGATATTGCCGTATGGATCGCGGTCAAATACGATAGTCCGGAATTCGCCGAAATAGTCCTGCGTCCTGCCTTCCCGAAAATTGTGATAGATTCCGGGTTCAACCTCCACGAAGCGGTTCGTCTCTCCGCCGTGCGTGATCAGCAAATGGCCGTCTTCCTCCATGCCGACCGCGATCGTCCCCATCATCAGACTGACAATACTCTCCGATGTCGTGAAATTACGGCGGTTCTGGTGGTACTCGCCGACATAGGCACGGCCTCGCTCTACACTCCCTGCGGGCGGCGGCTCCGACGCTGCGCGAGGGGAAGGATAGTAGCGATCCATGAAGGCTTGGAACAGTTCATTATGCGCCAGATAGCTCCCCCCGCTAAAAGATACAAAAATCCCCGTCCCCTGCTCCGGCAGCAGATAGAGCCCGGTGCCGAACAGCATCGTGCTGCCGTTCTGGAAGAGGAGCCGCTGGCCGTTAAGCGTGCCTTCCATGAAGCCGTAAGTCATGCCGCCAAGCTCGGGATGCTGGGTGAACTGCTGACGATGCATCTGCTCGACCGTATCTTCTTGCAGGATGCGTCCCTCCCCCGCCTGGCCGCCCTGCAGATGGGCGATCATGAAGCAAGCCATATCCGATGCCGTGCTGCTCATGCCGCCGGCCGGCCCGGGCAGAAGATATTCGAACTCCCCTTCCGCATAGCCGCCGTCCACGGCCCGGTACGCCTTGGCCAAATCCTGCGCCAGCGACTCCGGCAGCGGCTGGAGGAAGGAGCTGCGGCTCATGCCAAGCGGAGTGAAAATATGCTGCTCCACATACTCGGCAAAGGGCTGGCCCGAGACCCGTTCCACGATATAACCGGCCAAGGCCGCCCCGTAGTTGGAATAAGCCGCGACCTCCCCGGGAGGAAATACCCGCGCGGGAAGGTGCAGGCGAATATACTCCTGCAGCGGGAGCATCTCATCGGCGGACAGTCTGAATATCGAGTCCACGGAATCTTCGAAGCCAGGGGCATGCGTCATCAGATGCGTTAACGTGATCGGCTCGGCTTGATCCGGGGAATGGATAAGCTGCTGCGGAATCTTCACGTCCAGATACCGGTTGATGTCCGCATTCAGATCCAGCTTGCCCTGCTCGACAAGCTGCATGACGGCGGTCCAGGTCAATAATTTCGAAGTTGATCCGATGCGGAACAAGGTGCGCTCGGCATCCACCGGAATCCGCTTCTCCCGATCGGCATATCCATAGCCCTTCGCCAACCGAACCTCTCCCCCCGAGACGACCGCTACCGCCGCATTGGTCATGTCGTATTTCTCCATTTGCGCCTTCATGACCTCATCGACGAAGGCTTCCAGATCCGGATATGCCGCGAACTTGGCCCCGGCAGGCGATGGAAACGCCATAAGAACGGAGCCCAAGAGCGCACATAATAGCATCAACACCATTCCTCGCCTTATCATAGACAAGGCCCTCTTCACCATACGAATTGATATGCAGCGTGAACGACACGCCCTGCATGCTTGCGCCGCTTGTTCCCTCATCTCTTCCCGCTCCTCCTCTACGATTGGGGGCCTAATCCCTCTCTGCGCGCTTGCGCATCCGGGCCGCCGCCATCACATCATTCGCCGCGCCGGACAGCAGCTCCATGGCTCGCGCTTCATCCCACGGCTCCGGCAGCAGGCCGTTCGCGACCATGACCGACAAGCCAAGCTGGAATATTTTCATTTTCATCAAAATCATCATCAGCTCTTCATCGGAAAATCCTTGCAAATCGGCATCCTGCTTCATCTGTCCGATCAGGACAGGTCCCATATCCTGCTCATAGTCATTCATGTACGGATTCGGCTTCATGACCAGCTCCCGGAACAGCTCGCTGTATTCTCTTGCGAACCGGAGGCTGGCCGCCCCGATATCATAGAACGGATTGCCCGTGCTCATCTCCTCCAGCATCTGCTGGCTCACCTGCACCGTCTTCTTAATCACCTCCTGAATCAATTCCTCCGCATCTTGAAAATTGACATAAATCGGAGCAATCGAGCTCCCCAGCCGATCCGCGACCTTCCGAATCGTGATGCTGGCGAGGCCCTCCATCCGCGCGATCTCAAAAGCCGCGTCAATAATTTGTTCCCGCGTAAATTTCTTTTTAGGCGCCATTGTTTTCTCCTTACATATCACTTGATATATATCATATGTTATTTATCATTATACGTTCCGTTTTTTATTTGTAAAGATTTTCTTTTCCATAACCTGGACATAAAGAGCGCGAGCTTCTCCCCATTTTGTTGCCATATCTTCACAGTTATAAATGTAAAATTACGGAATTGATGGTATAATCAAATCAGCTCTTCCTCTTTGATTCCTAGCCTACTTTGTTGTGAAGGCGGTGCTTTCGCATGTCCGCACATCGATTATTAAAGCGCTTTACTCCCCAACTGTGCCGGCGAGACGGCCTGACACTGGTAGAGGTGCTGGCGGCCACGGCTATATTAAGCATGCTGCTTGTCCTGTTCGTCTCCCTGAGCGGCTTCGTGCAGGTGACAGACAGAGCCGTGAGCCGGGCTCACGAAGCGGCGTCGATCGCAGAATCGCTCGTCCATCAATATCGCGCCAAGCCGCTGTCGATCGGCAGCGGAATCACCCTCGATGATGTGAAGACCCACTCCGGTCAAGTACATAATTATCAAGCCTATATTCATCCGCTGCAGCCTTATGTGGACGGCGCGGCCCCAGCGGCCCGAACTGCCGGGCACACGGCTGTCGTGCAATCGATAGTCTACATCGACGAACCCGCCTACGAGAATCAGCCGATGCTGCTCACGGTCACCGTGTCATGGGAGGAATCGTAATGCGCTTATCATCCTTCATCCGCAATGAACGAGGTCTGACGCTGCTGGAGCTGATGGCGTCTCTTCTTATTACGGCCGTCATTCTTGGCGGGGGCTTGGCCTTCTGGTGGAGCCTGCAGACGAACACCAATATGGTAGCTGCTTCGCAACGGCAGGAGGCATCTATCCGTTGGACCGCCAAGCAATTCCATCATCTGATCTCGGAAGCCTCCGCGGCCGTCCTCGTGAACCAAGAGGAGATTCGGCTGCGAGTCGGCCAGCAGTACCGGGCCGTCCTTCATGACTCGGCCGCAGGGGAGTGGCGAGTCTACTCCTTTACCCTTCCTACGGATAGATCTTATCTATCGGAGGAGGAAGTCCTGAATCGGTTAGCCAGCACTTCCATCACGCTCGCTTCGCACCCGGAGCGATACGAATATATGTATTCTCTAGCCGACAACATGGCGAACCCTCCGCGCATCCGCATCATTCAGCTTCCGGATGGTTCGAAGGCCGACTCGACCGCGCTCCCCGCTATCGCCAAGGCGGGCAGCCTGCTTGAGGCCGAGCTGGACTTCCACAGCGTCATTCGCGATTCAATGGGCCGTCCCGTGCTTGCCGAAGACGATCCGCAAGCGCGCTATACGATAACGGCGAAGCTGATGCAAGACAGGTAACCCGCGTGCCGGACCGAACAGCCACTGCCGTCCGCATCCCGCTCTGCGGTGAACCCTTGTCGCGGCTGCATAGCGGCTCCGCTTTCCCTCCAAGTTAGGCGGTGCATTATAAATAAGAAAGGGCCTGATATCGTGAACCGGTTGCATTCTTGCTTACGCATTCTCCGCCAGGAACAAGGAAGCGCCATGATGATTGTCTTCGTCTGCATGATTTTGTTATTCCTCGCCATTCCTCTCCTGCTGCAGACCGTCGGCGCCAGCGTCGCACAGCAGCACTTGATCTCGGAGCAGCGCATCGCGCAGGAGCTGACGATTGGCAATATGGAAGGATATATTGCCTACTTGAATAAATACCGGCGCAGTATGAACGGGGCCTCTGTCTCGCCGGCTCAATACCGCGACGCCTATGCAGGCATGGGAGACAAGACCGTGCAGACCGGCAGCGGCTGGACGACCTCCGTCCATTTCCAGCCTGTTCAGCCATCATCCGATGACGGAATTACCGTGGATCCGGATCGCTTCTACATCCAGAGTGCGGCTTCGCTGCAAAAGGGTAAGAAAGATATGATCTATTCCTTCCTGAAAAAGCCGCGCTTCGGCGAGACGCAAGTTTCTCCCGATCCGGATGAGCGGGATTGCATGCTGGATCGGGTTTTGCTGGAGGGGAGATTCTGGGATCAACATGACGGGGATCGAGAACCGCCGCTCGTTCTGCCTAACGGGTCGGGCAGCTCGGACATTACGATCAGCAAGCACGACAATTTGCAAGGGCCGATCGGCATCTATCTTGATGAGCAAAGAAGCGAAGCCGCCGCCAGAACGAAGCCCGCCGCTGATGATGGATGCGAAGAATGCAGGAACGACCTGTCTAAAGCCGATGCGAAGGCAGTCGGTCCCGAGCAGACGATCGATATCGGCTCGGTAGCGGATCGGACGCCGCCTCGCGGCCGTATTACGATCGGAACCCGAGATCGGATCGTGAACCTCGTCGGAACAAGTCTTTCCTTCGATTCCTATGTCAACACCGAGATTTACGGGAACCTGCATGTCTCCTCGCTGACGCTTCATAATGGAGGGCATCTCAACATACACGGCGATCTCATTATCGACGGTTCGCTGGCGGCCAGTGACTGGAAAGACGGCAGCGGACTCCGCACCATCATTCAGGCGAAGCGGATCATCGTCAAGAACAGGCTCGATGTCAACGACAATGCCGAGGTGTTGGCGGCCGAGTTGCTCTACGCCGAGACATTGACGACGGCCGGCAATGCGACCGTCGGCGGAGATCGCATCGTCGTGCGGGGAGACTTGACGGTGAACAACAAGATCTTTACGAATGAGAAGCTGACGCGCGACCTTATCGTAGGCAGCTTGCATCTGCAGGGCAACAATGCGTTCACCGTAAGCGGGGATATCCTGATCAAGCACGATCTGAAAGGAAATCATAATACCTCGCTGGAATTCGGCGGCTTGCTGGCCGTCGGGGGCCATATGCGGCTCGAAGGAAGCAATAATCGGCTCCGGCCGAGCCTGGACGGGGAGCAGTCCTCCGGCATTATTCTTGACGGAGGAATCTGCGTCGGCATTCCCGACTGGGAGCCGCGCCGCGAGCGGTAATAATATAGCCGGAGGCGTGATGCCTCCGGCTCCCTGTTGTTTTTATGGTCTCGCTCAGCCCGATGCCCATGCCTCTGATCCAGGAGCGGCGTACACGTGAATGATCACCTGCATGTTGAATACGCTGCTGCCGCCGTCATGGCTGGACTCATCGGTACGGTATGAATGCTGTATCGCCCAATTTTCCAGCCGATGGAGCCGCTCCTGGCGCTGCAGGCTTGACAGCCAAGACAGCCAGTTGTTGTATTCTCCGACCCCATCCAGCTCATAGATCCACGCTTCCAGTTCCGGCGCCGCCTGTTCTTGCCGGGGCGTATCTTCCAGACCTTCACTTGTCCCCTCTCCCAATGGAGCGGATTCGTCTGCCCCTGCAACCCTTTGATCGCTGTCAGACGGCATATTTACCGCCGCAGCCTCGCCGCCCGCTTCGAGTTGCTCCCCGGCCGCAGGCAGCAGCCGCCGCTCGACGAAGCGAAGCTTTTTGACGTTAATCCCATGGTCACGGGATCCAATCCGGAGCTGCTGCAACCAACCGCTCTCGTCATGAACGGGGGGAACGAGGCGATGCCACTTCGCCCAATCCTGCACGGTAACTTGCATCGGGTCAGGCTGGCTGCGAATGGCGGCAAGCCGCCTCTCCAGCATCTCCACATCCTCGAACGCCGTGAGCTGCGCGCGCGCTTCCCGGGCAGGAAGCCACGCCAGCAGGAAAAAGGCCAGCAGCCCGAGGCACCCGGCGATCCACACCAGCCACAAGGCCATTTTTTTCTTCCGCAAAGGAGATGCCGTTCCCTTCCCTGTCATATCCGCCATCTCACTTCGCCGCCTCCTTCATGACCCGCGGTTCCAGGGTGATGATGTAATCCACTTCCAGCAGCGGCTCCCCGGCCGGGAGCGGCTCCGTATCGCCGGACCACTGCTGGAACCGCACCTCCTTCACGCCGTCCATTGCCTGCAAGCGCGCCTCGAATGCGGCCGCGTCATCCGCATTGCTCGTGACGAAGGACATATGAATCATATCCACCGAGTTCTCGGCTTCAGCAGACGCTCGCTTCCATCGCATCGTCTCCGGCAGCCCTTCCGTCCACCGCCGCC contains the following coding sequences:
- a CDS encoding TetR/AcrR family transcriptional regulator; its protein translation is MAPKKKFTREQIIDAAFEIARMEGLASITIRKVADRLGSSIAPIYVNFQDAEELIQEVIKKTVQVSQQMLEEMSTGNPFYDIGAASLRFAREYSELFRELVMKPNPYMNDYEQDMGPVLIGQMKQDADLQGFSDEELMMILMKMKIFQLGLSVMVANGLLPEPWDEARAMELLSGAANDVMAAARMRKRAERD
- a CDS encoding type IV pilus modification PilV family protein, with product MSAHRLLKRFTPQLCRRDGLTLVEVLAATAILSMLLVLFVSLSGFVQVTDRAVSRAHEAASIAESLVHQYRAKPLSIGSGITLDDVKTHSGQVHNYQAYIHPLQPYVDGAAPAARTAGHTAVVQSIVYIDEPAYENQPMLLTVTVSWEES
- a CDS encoding type II secretion system protein, which translates into the protein MRLSSFIRNERGLTLLELMASLLITAVILGGGLAFWWSLQTNTNMVAASQRQEASIRWTAKQFHHLISEASAAVLVNQEEIRLRVGQQYRAVLHDSAAGEWRVYSFTLPTDRSYLSEEEVLNRLASTSITLASHPERYEYMYSLADNMANPPRIRIIQLPDGSKADSTALPAIAKAGSLLEAELDFHSVIRDSMGRPVLAEDDPQARYTITAKLMQDR